One genomic window of Thermus caldifontis includes the following:
- a CDS encoding PAS domain S-box protein gives MKLSPFRITLFYIVFSLFWVLGSDHLVLLFAQDLQGLSRWQSLKGGFFVLLSSLIVYLLAKAQEYTEMQRRKALEAQEERFRLLFQAHPLPMWVYDLETLRFLEVNHAAVERYGYTREEFLTMTLLDIRPERERPKLLKDLKNPRPPLQHSGPWTHRLKDGREIQVEIFCHLLEWEKRPAVLVVALDVTQRLQAEATMRLLQNALEAAHEAVVLTDRSGRIHWVNPAFTQLTGYTLEEALGKNHRILKSGVQDKAFYKNLWDTILAGRVWEGELVNRRKDGTLYTEHMTITPVRENGEIRHFISIKRDVTEEKARERALEESETLFRTLAETAPALILLWQEERLTFVNEEALRLTGYTREELGSRPIWEFVHPADRAMVRERGLARIRGGTPPSRYTFRILTKEGKVRWLDYSAARVEIGGKPAVLGVGLDITEAKERELALEAFAQVSVALRQSEELKKMMEAALDTALKALEAPVGSILLYDAETGHLEEAASRGWLREIPTPETLQGEGLVARAFRGEVVVSLDLKGDPRVRPGAKPLVPEGWSGVVAPLLAGKEPVGALTVAWPHPRTPTASEVDRTLLLAEAIGNAVRRASLRRKLARRVEQLEALRAVDQAIAASLELEPTLEVFFNQVMRLPLDAAALFLYDPKEKALELRGLRGFYTPKRAMPRRILLGQGHLGKAALIGQVVFVPDLTQDPGAEPEFTLKEELVAEKVYPLLAKGRLLGVLAALTRKPWNLSPEDEEFLESLVSQGAVALDNALTFQELLRSQRELEAAYDLTLWGWAKAVELRDQETAGHTERVTELTLRLARVLGVPEEDIEHIRRGAILHDVGKIAIPDSVLLKPGPLTEEEWAIMKKHPVYAYEWLSGIPFLKKALEIPYAHHERWDGSGYPRGLKGLEIPLSARIFAVADVYDALTSDRPYRKAWPKEMALAYIQEQAGRQFDPAVVEAFLRTLEESEDLTP, from the coding sequence GTGAAACTGAGCCCTTTTAGGATCACCCTTTTTTACATTGTCTTTTCCCTCTTTTGGGTCCTCGGGAGCGACCATCTTGTCTTGCTCTTTGCCCAGGACCTGCAAGGCCTAAGCAGATGGCAATCCCTGAAGGGGGGCTTTTTCGTACTCCTTTCCTCTCTCATAGTCTATCTTTTGGCCAAGGCCCAGGAGTACACGGAAATGCAGAGGCGAAAAGCTTTGGAGGCCCAGGAGGAACGCTTCCGCCTTCTTTTCCAGGCCCACCCCCTGCCCATGTGGGTGTACGACTTGGAAACCCTTCGTTTCCTCGAGGTCAACCACGCGGCAGTGGAGAGGTACGGCTACACCCGGGAAGAGTTCCTCACCATGACCCTTTTGGACATCCGGCCCGAAAGGGAACGCCCCAAGCTTCTAAAGGACCTAAAAAACCCGAGGCCTCCCCTGCAACACTCGGGCCCCTGGACCCACCGCCTCAAGGACGGACGGGAGATCCAGGTGGAGATCTTCTGCCATCTCCTTGAATGGGAGAAGAGGCCTGCGGTGCTGGTGGTAGCCCTGGACGTAACCCAACGCCTTCAGGCCGAGGCCACCATGCGCCTCTTGCAAAACGCCCTGGAAGCCGCCCATGAAGCCGTGGTCCTTACCGACCGCTCGGGGCGCATACATTGGGTAAACCCTGCCTTCACCCAGCTTACCGGCTACACCCTGGAGGAAGCCCTAGGGAAAAACCACCGCATCCTAAAATCTGGGGTGCAGGACAAAGCCTTTTACAAGAATCTTTGGGACACCATCCTCGCCGGAAGGGTCTGGGAAGGGGAGCTGGTGAACCGGCGCAAGGACGGCACCCTGTACACCGAGCACATGACCATAACCCCCGTGCGGGAAAACGGGGAGATACGCCACTTCATCTCCATCAAGCGGGACGTCACCGAGGAAAAGGCCCGGGAAAGAGCCCTGGAGGAATCCGAGACCCTCTTCCGTACCCTAGCGGAAACCGCACCCGCCTTGATCCTTTTGTGGCAGGAAGAGCGTCTCACCTTTGTCAACGAGGAAGCCCTGCGCCTCACCGGGTACACCCGGGAGGAGCTGGGTAGCCGCCCCATCTGGGAGTTCGTCCACCCCGCCGACCGGGCCATGGTCCGGGAACGGGGCCTGGCCCGGATCCGCGGGGGAACCCCTCCCAGCCGCTACACCTTCCGCATCCTCACCAAGGAGGGAAAGGTGCGTTGGCTGGACTACTCCGCCGCCCGGGTGGAGATCGGCGGTAAACCCGCTGTGTTGGGCGTGGGATTGGACATCACCGAGGCCAAGGAAAGGGAACTGGCCCTAGAGGCCTTCGCCCAGGTCAGCGTGGCCCTCCGGCAAAGCGAGGAGCTAAAGAAGATGATGGAGGCCGCCCTGGATACAGCCCTCAAAGCCCTCGAGGCCCCGGTGGGCAGCATCCTCCTTTACGACGCCGAAACGGGGCACCTGGAGGAAGCGGCAAGCCGGGGCTGGCTTAGGGAAATCCCTACTCCCGAAACCCTGCAAGGAGAAGGGCTGGTGGCTAGGGCCTTCCGGGGTGAGGTGGTGGTAAGCCTGGACCTCAAAGGGGATCCAAGGGTGCGCCCTGGGGCCAAGCCCTTGGTCCCCGAGGGGTGGAGCGGGGTGGTGGCCCCCCTTTTGGCAGGGAAAGAGCCGGTGGGTGCCCTCACCGTGGCTTGGCCCCACCCCCGCACACCCACGGCTTCTGAGGTGGACCGGACCCTCCTCCTGGCCGAGGCCATAGGCAACGCCGTCCGCCGGGCTAGCCTCCGGCGCAAGTTGGCCCGGCGGGTGGAACAACTGGAGGCCTTGCGGGCCGTGGACCAGGCCATCGCCGCCTCCCTGGAACTGGAGCCCACCCTGGAGGTTTTTTTCAACCAGGTGATGCGCCTTCCCCTGGATGCCGCAGCCCTTTTCCTCTACGACCCCAAGGAAAAGGCCCTGGAGCTCCGGGGCCTAAGGGGGTTCTATACCCCCAAGCGGGCCATGCCCCGCCGCATTCTCCTGGGCCAGGGCCACCTGGGCAAGGCCGCCCTCATAGGACAGGTAGTCTTCGTCCCCGATCTCACCCAAGACCCTGGGGCTGAGCCCGAGTTCACCTTAAAGGAGGAGCTGGTGGCGGAAAAGGTCTACCCCCTCTTAGCCAAAGGACGGCTCCTTGGGGTTCTTGCGGCCCTCACCCGCAAGCCCTGGAACCTCTCCCCCGAGGACGAAGAGTTTCTGGAATCCCTGGTATCCCAAGGTGCCGTGGCCTTGGACAACGCCCTCACCTTCCAGGAGCTCCTAAGAAGCCAGCGGGAGCTGGAAGCCGCCTACGACCTAACCCTTTGGGGCTGGGCCAAGGCGGTAGAGCTCCGGGACCAAGAGACCGCTGGCCACACCGAGCGGGTCACGGAACTCACCCTACGCCTGGCCCGGGTGCTGGGGGTGCCTGAGGAGGATATAGAGCACATCCGGCGCGGGGCCATCCTGCACGACGTGGGCAAGATTGCCATCCCTGACAGCGTTCTTCTCAAGCCTGGCCCCCTCACCGAGGAGGAGTGGGCCATCATGAAAAAGCATCCCGTTTACGCTTACGAGTGGCTTTCCGGCATCCCCTTCCTGAAGAAGGCCCTGGAGATTCCCTACGCCCACCACGAGCGCTGGGATGGCTCGGGCTACCCCAGGGGGCTAAAGGGCCTGGAAATACCCCTTTCCGCCCGCATCTTCGCCGTGGCGGACGTTTACGACGCCCTCACCTCCGACCGCCCCTACCGGAAGGCCTGGCCCAAGGAAATGGCCCTGGCCTACATCCAAGAGCAAGCAGGCCGGCAGTTTGATCCTGCTGTGGTGGAAGCCTTCTTGCGGACCCTAGAGGAAAGCGAGGACCTCACCCCCTGA
- a CDS encoding metal-sulfur cluster assembly factor: protein MNPLEEQAWNLLRTVYDPELGLDVVNLGLIYELKVEPPKAYVRMTLTTPGCPLHDSMGDAVRQALSRIPGIEEVEVELTFEPPWTPDRLSPEARKLLGWV, encoded by the coding sequence ATGAACCCTTTGGAGGAACAGGCGTGGAACCTTTTGCGGACGGTTTATGACCCGGAGCTGGGCCTGGACGTGGTGAACCTGGGGCTCATCTACGAGCTTAAGGTGGAGCCCCCCAAGGCCTACGTGCGCATGACCCTCACCACCCCGGGCTGCCCCCTGCACGACAGCATGGGGGATGCCGTGCGCCAGGCCTTAAGCCGCATCCCGGGGATAGAGGAGGTGGAGGTGGAACTCACCTTTGAACCCCCCTGGACTCCCGACCGCCTTTCCCCGGAGGCTAGGAAACTCTTGGGCTGGGTTTGA